One part of the Epinephelus fuscoguttatus linkage group LG12, E.fuscoguttatus.final_Chr_v1 genome encodes these proteins:
- the LOC125898138 gene encoding lysophosphatidic acid receptor 6-like: MELWNMTDVPGKQFSTLSNCTVDTSYRFTFYQVSYGVIFLLGLTTNSLALRRLCLSPCTMNSTAIYMVSLSAADLFFVISLPLRIYYYHQKARALSFKTGDPSSWTPGAAYCHLTFTLKYISLYGGIFFLVCIAVDRYFAVVHPLASTLRRLRAAQLVSGGIWCLVLGLSVSLPLLRSAAARQHQPCLLDPSSQRHRTIILVALGLVIGSFLLPTMLLLCSYCRVLSVLRQPRHRSRSQRRSRQHTLTVIYWVLGIFLLCFVPYHINLLGYTLTHVGLLPHCGLAKVTKAVHPVVLSLASSNCCLNPLIYYFSSSLMHREAPGGGGSGSQ, from the coding sequence ATGGAGCTGTGGAACATGACTGATGTGCCAGGCAAGCAGTTCTCAACTCTGTCTAACTGCACTGTGGACACCAGCTACCGCTTCACCTTCTATCAGGTGTCCTATGGTGTCATCTTCCTGCTGGGGTTGACCACCAACAGCCTGGCTCTGCGCAGACTGTGTTTATCTCCCTGCACCATGAACAGCACAGCCATTTACATGGTCAGCCTGTCAGCTGCcgatttgttttttgtaatcTCTCTGCCCCTGAGAATTTACTACTACCACCAGAAGGCCAGAGCTCTGTCCTTCAAGACAGGAGACCCGTCCAGTTGGACTCCTGGAGCGGCATACTGCCACCTCACCTTCACCCTCAAATACATCAGCCTGTATGGGGGCATCTTCTTCCTGGTCTGCATTGCTGTGGACCGCTACTTTGCTGTAGTGCACCCGCTGGCCTCAACACTCCGCAGGCTGCGAGCAGCACAGCTGGTGAGTGGGGGGATCTGGTGCCTGGTGCTGGGGCTCAGTGTGAGCCTGCCTCTGCTGCGCTCTGCAGCCGCTCGCCAACACCAGCCCTGTCTGCTGGACCCATCCTCACAACGCCACCGCACCATCATCCTGGTAGCTCTGGGCTTAGTCATAGGGTCGTTTCTGCTGCCCACTATGCTACTTCTCTGCAGCTACTGCAGAGTGCTCAGTGTGCTTCGCCAGCCAAGACACCGCTCCCGCAGCCAGCGCCGCAGCCGTCAGCACACTCTCACAGTTATTTACTGGGTGCTAGGAATCTTTCTGCTGTGCTTTGTCCCATATCACATCAACCTCCTGGGATACACCCTCACACATGTGGGGCTGCTGCCCCACTGTGGCCTGGCCAAGGTGACCAAGGCTGTGCACCCTGTGGTGCTATCATTAGCGAGCTCCAATTGCTGCCTCAACCCACTCATCTACTATTTCTCCAGCAGCCTGATGCACAGGGAGGCGCCTGGTGGTGGAGGCAGTGGCAGCCAGTGA